A stretch of the Pseudobacteriovorax antillogorgiicola genome encodes the following:
- the rpsG gene encoding 30S ribosomal protein S7, with protein sequence MARRHVAQKRKVLPDPKYKEELVTKFMNCMMKHGKKSAAEKAFYGAMEEIEGQGLEPIETFKNAVENSKPLLEVKSRRVGGSNYQVPIEIRPERRQALAIRWLIDFARKRGGKSMKERLAAEFVDAANKRGATIKKREDVHKMAEANKAFAHYRW encoded by the coding sequence ATGGCCCGTCGCCATGTAGCACAAAAGAGAAAGGTTCTTCCAGATCCTAAGTATAAAGAAGAACTTGTAACCAAATTCATGAACTGCATGATGAAACACGGTAAGAAGTCAGCTGCTGAGAAAGCATTCTACGGCGCGATGGAAGAGATCGAAGGCCAAGGCCTTGAGCCGATCGAAACCTTCAAGAATGCAGTCGAAAACTCAAAGCCTCTTCTTGAAGTGAAATCTCGTCGTGTTGGTGGTTCCAACTACCAGGTTCCTATCGAAATCCGCCCTGAACGACGCCAAGCACTAGCAATCCGCTGGTTGATCGACTTTGCTCGTAAGCGTGGTGGTAAAAGTATGAAAGAGCGCTTGGCAGCAGAGTTTGTAGACGCTGCAAACAAGCGTGGCGCAACCATCAAGAAGCGTGAAGACGTTCACAAGATGGCTGAAGCTAACAAGGCGTTCGCTCACTACCGCTGGTAA
- the rpsL gene encoding 30S ribosomal protein S12 — MPTINQIIAQGRTIQKNRTKAPALKSCPQRRGVCVRVYTTTPKKPNSALRKVARVRLTNGIEVTSYIGGEGHNLQEHSVVLVRGGKVKDLPGVRYHIVRGSLDTSGVANRRQGRSKYGAKKPKA; from the coding sequence ATGCCAACAATCAATCAGATTATCGCCCAAGGGCGAACAATACAGAAAAACAGAACTAAGGCTCCAGCACTTAAAAGCTGCCCTCAAAGACGCGGTGTTTGCGTTCGAGTTTATACAACAACTCCCAAGAAGCCTAACTCTGCACTCCGTAAGGTAGCTAGGGTTCGATTAACAAACGGTATCGAAGTGACTTCCTACATTGGTGGTGAAGGACACAACCTTCAGGAGCATAGTGTTGTTCTTGTTCGCGGTGGTAAAGTGAAAGACCTTCCGGGTGTTCGTTACCACATCGTTCGTGGCTCTCTAGATACTTCTGGAGTTGCGAATCGTCGTCAGGGCCGTAGTAAGTACGGTGCGAAGAAGCCTAAGGCCTAA
- the ftsY gene encoding signal recognition particle-docking protein FtsY — translation MENMTPPQKLWELLIQNTPNQDPRILIPVLVGASILLFLALYFIFRPKKTTSTAPAPNKTSPEAETIKPASPSQEAETPQDTQPQDVKAIKELDHASWLSKLKGGLAKTRGSLVDGIAGLFNQQKLDDDLLEELHERLFRADLGIDTADTLVDHIKGEFSGREQSPTWDEVRMSLKARVAGMFADSERNLNQPQEGPFVILVVGVNGVGKTTSIGKLAAHFLAQDKNVLLCAADTYRAAAIDQLQVWGDRLGCDVIKHQQGADPASVAYDGVKAAKARKSDVLLIDTAGRLHNKAELMDELAKIRRVIGKDLPEAPHETWIVVDATTGQNAFQQVEAFSQVAPLSGIVVTKLDGTAKGGVVIGVTNKFKLPIRYIGVGEQASDLREFQSSDFADSLF, via the coding sequence ATGGAGAATATGACTCCCCCGCAGAAGCTTTGGGAACTGCTCATTCAGAATACACCAAATCAAGACCCTCGGATACTCATCCCAGTTCTCGTAGGGGCCAGCATCCTGCTCTTTTTAGCCCTTTATTTCATATTTCGCCCGAAGAAGACTACTTCTACCGCTCCCGCTCCTAACAAGACTAGCCCCGAAGCGGAAACCATCAAGCCAGCTTCGCCTTCACAAGAGGCTGAAACCCCTCAAGACACGCAGCCTCAAGATGTCAAAGCAATCAAGGAGCTTGATCACGCATCTTGGCTCAGTAAGCTAAAAGGCGGATTGGCCAAGACCCGAGGATCCCTGGTCGATGGGATTGCAGGCCTTTTCAACCAGCAAAAACTTGATGACGATCTCCTTGAAGAGCTACATGAGAGACTGTTTCGAGCTGACCTTGGCATCGACACTGCTGATACCTTAGTGGATCATATCAAAGGTGAGTTCTCTGGCCGTGAACAGAGCCCCACTTGGGATGAAGTAAGGATGAGCCTTAAGGCTCGGGTCGCTGGAATGTTTGCCGATAGCGAACGGAACCTGAACCAACCTCAAGAAGGGCCTTTTGTGATTCTTGTAGTTGGCGTAAACGGAGTCGGCAAAACGACGAGTATTGGAAAGCTAGCCGCTCACTTTCTCGCCCAAGACAAAAATGTTTTGCTTTGTGCAGCAGACACCTATCGCGCCGCCGCCATTGACCAGCTCCAAGTTTGGGGTGACCGTTTAGGTTGCGATGTGATCAAGCATCAACAGGGTGCGGACCCTGCATCAGTAGCTTATGACGGAGTAAAAGCAGCTAAGGCACGGAAGTCAGACGTCCTACTGATCGACACCGCGGGCAGACTCCATAACAAAGCCGAACTTATGGACGAACTGGCAAAAATAAGGCGTGTTATCGGTAAGGATCTACCAGAAGCTCCTCATGAAACTTGGATTGTTGTCGATGCTACCACTGGGCAAAACGCGTTCCAACAAGTGGAAGCGTTTAGCCAGGTTGCACCACTGTCAGGCATAGTTGTGACAAAGCTGGACGGCACTGCCAAAGGCGGCGTTGTCATTGGGGTCACCAATAAATTCAAGCTTCCTATTCGCTATATTGGGGTAGGGGAGCAAGCCTCTGATCTTCGAGAGTTTCAATCAAGCGATTTCGCGGATTCATTATTCTGA
- the fusA gene encoding elongation factor G translates to MAKSTDLTLVRNIGIMAHIDAGKTTTTERILFYTGKIHKIGEVHEGTATMDWMAQEQERGITITSAATTCFWNEHCINIIDTPGHVDFTVEVERSLRVLDGAIAVFDGVAGVEPQSETVWRQADKYKVPRLAFVNKLDRVGAVFENTLESMKERLAANPVAFQIPIGSEDAFVGMVDLITMKAYVWESDETGAAFNVVEVPEEVQDDAELAREQLVELVAEQDDGLMEKFLEGEEISEDELKRAARQATIDMKIVPVFCGSAFKNKGIQPLLNAINDYLPSPLDLPAVKGYSADEEEASLTRKRTEDEPLSMLAFKIQNDPYVGHLAYARLYSGVLKAGETVLNTRLGKRERVSKILMMEANQRTEVNQVGAGHIVALAGLKMVATGDTLCDAKHPIRLESLDVPETVISIAIEPKSTADSDKMLKALDRLEKEDPTFKVKYDSETGQTLISGMGELHLDIITDRLLREFRVAANVGQPQVSYRETISKQVSKSKVFERETEKLRQYAGVGISVEPAEKGQGFVFENKLGKADGFTDEFLRATQAGLEESMQVGVLAGFPVIDVKVTLKDVKVDREVSDASAFKIVSSQALREALQDAQAMLLEPVMDLEILVPEESLSNVMTDLNSRRARVNNVGMKGHLQKVDAIAPLSEMFGYTTGLRSISQGRATYSMTFSSYEQVPNAVFDRVTKGIY, encoded by the coding sequence ATGGCTAAATCCACAGATCTCACCCTCGTTCGCAATATCGGTATCATGGCTCACATCGATGCTGGTAAGACCACAACTACTGAGCGAATTCTTTTTTACACCGGAAAAATTCATAAGATCGGCGAAGTGCATGAAGGCACGGCTACCATGGATTGGATGGCGCAAGAGCAAGAGCGCGGTATAACCATTACATCGGCTGCAACGACGTGCTTTTGGAATGAACACTGTATTAATATCATCGATACCCCAGGGCACGTAGACTTCACCGTGGAAGTGGAGCGTTCTCTTCGAGTTCTTGATGGTGCCATCGCTGTATTCGATGGAGTTGCAGGAGTCGAACCCCAATCAGAGACTGTATGGCGTCAAGCGGATAAGTATAAGGTTCCAAGGCTTGCTTTTGTCAATAAACTCGATCGAGTCGGTGCAGTATTTGAGAACACCTTAGAGTCAATGAAGGAGCGCTTGGCAGCCAATCCTGTAGCATTTCAAATTCCTATTGGTTCTGAAGATGCGTTTGTGGGTATGGTCGATTTGATCACCATGAAAGCCTATGTCTGGGAGTCCGACGAGACTGGGGCGGCCTTCAATGTGGTTGAAGTCCCCGAAGAGGTTCAGGACGATGCCGAGCTTGCACGGGAACAGCTTGTGGAGCTTGTTGCTGAACAAGATGATGGTCTGATGGAGAAGTTTCTAGAAGGCGAAGAAATTTCTGAAGATGAGCTAAAAAGAGCAGCGCGGCAAGCCACCATTGATATGAAAATCGTACCTGTTTTCTGTGGTTCAGCGTTTAAAAATAAGGGCATCCAGCCACTTCTTAACGCGATCAACGATTATTTACCGTCGCCGCTAGATCTGCCTGCTGTGAAAGGCTACTCCGCAGATGAAGAAGAAGCTAGTCTCACCCGTAAGAGAACCGAAGACGAGCCGCTGTCTATGCTGGCTTTCAAGATCCAGAATGATCCATATGTCGGTCATTTGGCCTATGCTCGCCTCTATTCAGGGGTTCTTAAAGCCGGCGAAACTGTGTTGAACACAAGGCTTGGTAAGCGGGAGCGCGTGTCCAAAATCCTTATGATGGAAGCAAACCAAAGAACAGAAGTCAATCAGGTGGGTGCGGGACATATTGTAGCACTTGCGGGACTGAAAATGGTGGCCACAGGGGATACCTTGTGTGACGCTAAGCACCCCATTAGGCTTGAAAGCCTAGATGTCCCCGAGACCGTTATCTCTATTGCCATAGAGCCAAAGAGTACAGCAGATTCTGATAAGATGCTGAAGGCTCTGGACAGACTTGAAAAAGAAGACCCTACTTTTAAGGTTAAGTATGACTCTGAAACAGGGCAAACACTGATCAGCGGTATGGGTGAGCTTCACCTGGATATCATTACCGATCGGCTCCTACGGGAGTTTCGGGTGGCAGCAAACGTCGGCCAACCACAAGTTAGCTATCGTGAAACCATCTCGAAGCAAGTTTCTAAAAGTAAGGTATTCGAACGAGAAACCGAGAAACTTCGCCAGTATGCAGGTGTGGGGATTTCTGTAGAGCCTGCTGAGAAGGGGCAAGGATTCGTATTTGAGAATAAGCTTGGTAAAGCAGATGGCTTCACGGACGAGTTCTTGCGGGCCACTCAGGCGGGTCTTGAGGAGTCCATGCAGGTCGGGGTACTGGCTGGATTTCCAGTGATCGATGTGAAAGTCACTTTGAAAGATGTCAAGGTCGATCGAGAAGTCTCTGATGCGTCAGCATTTAAAATTGTCTCGTCTCAAGCGTTGCGGGAAGCTCTTCAGGATGCACAGGCGATGCTACTTGAACCGGTGATGGATCTTGAAATTCTTGTTCCAGAAGAGTCTCTTTCGAATGTTATGACCGATCTTAATTCAAGACGTGCTCGGGTCAACAACGTTGGAATGAAAGGTCATCTACAGAAGGTCGATGCTATTGCTCCGCTTTCTGAGATGTTCGGTTATACAACAGGTTTGCGCTCCATATCCCAGGGGCGCGCGACATACTCCATGACTTTCTCATCCTATGAGCAAGTACCGAATGCTGTCTTCGACCGGGTGACCAAGGGAATCTATTGA
- the rpoC gene encoding DNA-directed RNA polymerase subunit beta' — MNDLVNFFDKPTDPLSFSAIKISLASPEKIRSWSFGEVKKPETINYRTFKPERDGLFCAKIFGPVRDYECICGKYKRMKHRGIVCDKCGVEVISSKVRRERLGHINLAVPVAHIWFLKSLPSRIGSILDIALKDVERILYSESYVVLDPGNEELTGLTVGQVIGEEEYDALLQEHGNGAFRVGVGAEAIQELLGGLRIEDLADDLRKALVDATSEAARKKLQKRLKVVEAFNNTDAKPEWMMLSVIPVLPPDLRPLVPLDGGRFATSDLNDLYRRVINRNNRLLRLIELNAPEIIIRNEKRMLQEAVDALFDNGRRGKVFTGPNKRALRSLSDMLKGKQGRFRQNLLGKRVDYSGRSVIVVGPQLKLHQCGLPKKMAIELFKPFIYNKLEEHGIVSTIKSAKKLVEKERPEVWDILEEVTKEHPVLLNRAPTLHRLGIQAFEPVLIEGKAIQLHPLVCFAFNADFDGDQMAVHVPLSVEAQMEARVLMMSTNNILSPASGSPVIVPTQDIVLGIYYMTKEDVEARGAGKIFATVEEVRAAYDHDGVDLQAPIQVRVNGVRTETTVGRVLLSEILPEELPFSVINRMMGKKELAALVDETFRVAGPKKTVLLADALRATGYRYSTKAGLSISIGDMVVPEGKQALLDAAYDEVKKIKEQYSEGLLTEGERYNKVVDIWAKVTENIAEEMFSNIAKDSKTNHKGVDIEVPSDNSIFMMADSGARGSAQQIRQLAGMRGLMAKPSGEIIETPITANFREGLSVLEYFTSTHGARKGLADTALKTASSGYLTRRLVDVAQDATISELDCGTGSGIQMTALREGSEVKQTVGDRTLGRTLQEDVVNHDTNELIASKGDVVTEEIAAKMDDCGVEIVNIRSVLTCQTRKGICARCYGRDLATGHLINVGEAIGVIAAQSIGEPGTQLTMRTFHFGGTVTHKVEKNTLETNFSGIVKFERIKQVTNRDGQTVVLSRNGEIKIVDKDTDQVRDTYPITYGSVLVVKEDQLVEAGDSLAEWDPFAMSILAEVKGAIKYFDMKEGQSIEERTDEATFLTRKVIIETRGTDLKPALEIVDGTGSTVVLDGKREARYSLPVGATVFIDNGKEVEPGDILAKIPRETAKTKDITGGLPRVAELFEARKPKDIAIMSDRDGAVTFGADSKGKRKVIIVGDDNETTEYLIPKGRHVIVTEGDYIRKGEAIVDGSPSPHDILAIMGHLALARFLVDEVQDVYRLQGVKINDKHIEVIVRQMCRRVKILSPGDTRFLPGEQVERFEVDDSNVQIKASGGQEATYEPLLLGITKASLSTDSFISAASFQETTKVLTEAAINSKVDHLRGLKENVIMGRLIPAGTGSMHYRHLESRLRDAGPSKPNPEVAEATNG, encoded by the coding sequence TTGAACGATCTAGTTAATTTTTTCGATAAGCCAACTGATCCCCTAAGTTTTAGTGCGATCAAAATTTCTTTGGCGTCGCCTGAGAAAATCAGAAGTTGGTCGTTCGGTGAGGTTAAGAAGCCAGAAACCATCAACTACAGGACTTTCAAGCCTGAGCGTGATGGCCTTTTCTGCGCTAAAATATTCGGTCCCGTGCGGGACTACGAGTGTATTTGCGGCAAGTATAAGCGCATGAAGCACCGCGGTATTGTTTGTGACAAGTGTGGTGTCGAAGTTATTTCATCTAAGGTTCGGCGTGAGCGATTAGGTCACATCAACCTTGCGGTCCCAGTGGCCCATATCTGGTTCTTGAAGTCGCTACCATCGCGTATCGGCTCGATTCTTGATATCGCTTTGAAGGATGTCGAGCGCATTCTTTATAGTGAGTCCTATGTTGTTCTTGATCCAGGGAACGAGGAGCTAACCGGCCTTACTGTCGGTCAGGTGATTGGTGAGGAAGAGTACGATGCCCTTCTCCAAGAACATGGTAATGGCGCTTTCCGTGTGGGCGTTGGTGCAGAGGCGATTCAAGAGCTTCTTGGTGGTCTTAGAATCGAAGACTTGGCAGATGACTTAAGAAAAGCCCTTGTAGATGCGACATCTGAAGCAGCCCGTAAGAAGCTTCAAAAGCGACTCAAGGTTGTGGAAGCTTTCAATAACACGGACGCAAAGCCAGAATGGATGATGCTTTCTGTAATTCCCGTTCTGCCACCCGATCTAAGGCCTCTCGTGCCGTTGGACGGTGGTCGTTTTGCGACATCAGACCTTAACGATCTTTACCGTCGCGTTATCAATCGTAACAACCGTTTGCTGCGCTTGATTGAACTTAATGCTCCGGAAATCATTATCCGCAACGAAAAGCGTATGCTTCAAGAAGCTGTAGATGCGCTCTTCGATAACGGTCGACGTGGCAAGGTTTTCACTGGTCCAAATAAGCGTGCGTTAAGATCCCTTTCTGATATGTTGAAAGGAAAGCAAGGCCGTTTCCGTCAAAACCTTCTTGGGAAACGTGTCGATTACTCCGGTCGATCGGTGATTGTTGTAGGCCCACAGCTAAAGCTACACCAGTGTGGTCTGCCTAAGAAGATGGCTATCGAGCTATTTAAGCCATTTATTTATAATAAGCTAGAAGAGCATGGTATCGTTTCCACGATCAAGTCTGCGAAGAAGCTTGTGGAAAAAGAACGTCCCGAAGTTTGGGATATTCTGGAAGAAGTTACCAAAGAGCACCCTGTGTTGCTCAACCGTGCTCCGACTCTTCACCGTCTAGGTATTCAGGCGTTCGAGCCAGTATTGATTGAAGGTAAGGCGATTCAGCTTCACCCGCTTGTTTGTTTTGCTTTCAATGCTGACTTTGACGGTGACCAGATGGCTGTGCACGTGCCATTGTCTGTGGAAGCGCAGATGGAAGCACGAGTACTCATGATGTCAACCAACAACATCTTGAGTCCTGCGTCTGGTTCACCCGTAATTGTTCCTACGCAGGATATCGTTCTTGGCATCTACTACATGACGAAGGAAGATGTAGAAGCACGTGGTGCTGGTAAGATCTTTGCCACTGTGGAAGAAGTTCGAGCTGCTTACGATCACGACGGTGTGGATCTACAGGCGCCGATTCAGGTGCGCGTGAATGGTGTTCGTACAGAGACTACTGTCGGCCGTGTGCTTCTGTCAGAGATTCTACCTGAGGAACTACCGTTTTCTGTGATTAACAGAATGATGGGTAAGAAAGAGCTAGCTGCTCTTGTCGATGAAACGTTCCGGGTCGCAGGGCCGAAAAAGACGGTTCTCCTAGCTGATGCCTTACGTGCTACGGGTTATCGTTACTCAACGAAAGCCGGATTATCCATCTCCATCGGTGACATGGTTGTTCCTGAGGGCAAGCAGGCCCTTTTGGATGCCGCCTACGATGAAGTGAAAAAGATTAAAGAGCAATATTCTGAAGGTCTTTTGACTGAAGGTGAGCGTTATAACAAGGTTGTCGATATCTGGGCGAAAGTTACGGAAAACATCGCAGAAGAAATGTTTAGTAACATAGCGAAGGATAGCAAGACCAACCATAAAGGTGTCGATATTGAAGTCCCGAGTGATAACTCGATCTTCATGATGGCCGACTCTGGTGCTCGGGGTTCCGCGCAGCAGATTCGTCAGCTGGCTGGTATGCGAGGCCTCATGGCTAAGCCGTCCGGTGAGATTATCGAAACACCCATTACGGCTAACTTCCGCGAGGGACTGTCCGTACTTGAATACTTTACTTCGACTCACGGTGCTCGTAAGGGTCTTGCGGATACGGCGTTGAAAACTGCGAGTTCTGGTTACTTGACTCGCCGTCTGGTGGATGTTGCTCAAGATGCTACTATCTCAGAGCTAGACTGTGGCACTGGGTCCGGCATTCAGATGACAGCATTGCGCGAAGGTAGTGAGGTTAAGCAGACAGTTGGTGACCGAACTCTTGGTCGAACTCTCCAAGAAGACGTGGTTAACCATGATACCAACGAGCTGATCGCATCTAAGGGTGACGTTGTCACTGAAGAGATCGCAGCTAAAATGGATGACTGTGGCGTTGAGATTGTTAACATCCGCTCTGTTCTTACCTGCCAGACTCGCAAGGGTATCTGTGCTCGTTGCTACGGTCGAGACTTGGCAACAGGTCACTTGATCAATGTCGGTGAGGCGATTGGTGTGATTGCAGCCCAGTCCATCGGTGAGCCGGGAACGCAGTTGACGATGCGTACCTTCCACTTTGGTGGTACTGTGACGCATAAAGTAGAGAAGAACACGTTAGAAACCAACTTCTCTGGTATCGTCAAATTTGAGCGAATTAAGCAGGTTACGAACCGTGATGGCCAGACTGTAGTCTTGAGTCGGAACGGTGAGATCAAGATCGTCGACAAAGATACAGATCAAGTCCGGGATACTTACCCGATTACTTACGGCTCTGTCCTTGTCGTGAAAGAAGATCAGCTGGTGGAAGCTGGTGACTCTCTTGCAGAGTGGGACCCGTTTGCTATGTCGATATTGGCAGAGGTGAAGGGTGCGATCAAGTACTTCGACATGAAGGAAGGTCAGTCCATAGAAGAGAGAACTGACGAAGCTACATTCCTAACAAGGAAAGTGATCATCGAAACTCGCGGAACCGACCTAAAGCCGGCTCTTGAGATTGTTGATGGCACTGGCAGCACCGTTGTCCTTGATGGTAAGCGCGAGGCTCGTTACTCGCTACCAGTTGGTGCGACGGTGTTCATAGATAATGGCAAAGAGGTTGAGCCTGGAGATATCCTGGCAAAGATTCCTCGTGAAACTGCCAAAACTAAGGATATTACAGGTGGTCTACCACGGGTTGCCGAGTTGTTTGAGGCGAGAAAACCCAAGGATATTGCCATCATGTCTGATCGAGATGGTGCTGTGACATTCGGTGCTGACTCCAAGGGCAAGCGGAAGGTAATCATTGTTGGTGACGACAATGAAACCACAGAGTATTTGATTCCCAAAGGACGCCATGTAATCGTGACTGAAGGCGACTACATCAGGAAAGGTGAAGCCATTGTTGATGGTTCGCCTAGCCCGCACGATATCCTGGCGATTATGGGACACCTTGCTCTGGCTCGCTTCCTTGTTGACGAAGTCCAGGACGTTTATCGATTGCAGGGTGTGAAGATTAATGACAAGCACATTGAAGTGATAGTTCGCCAGATGTGCCGCCGCGTTAAGATTCTTAGCCCAGGTGATACGCGCTTCCTACCAGGGGAGCAAGTGGAACGCTTTGAGGTCGATGATTCTAATGTTCAGATTAAGGCGTCAGGGGGCCAAGAGGCAACCTACGAACCTCTTCTTCTGGGTATTACCAAAGCATCCTTGTCGACAGATAGTTTCATCTCAGCGGCATCCTTCCAGGAGACGACTAAGGTTCTCACGGAAGCTGCTATCAACTCCAAGGTGGACCATCTTCGCGGCCTCAAAGAGAACGTCATTATGGGACGATTGATTCCAGCAGGTACAGGCTCTATGCACTACCGTCATTTGGAATCAAGACTTCGTGATGCCGGTCCTAGTAAGCCGAACCCAGAAGTTGCTGAGGCGACAAACGGATAA